A genomic window from Fibrobacterota bacterium includes:
- the cysW gene encoding sulfate ABC transporter permease subunit CysW, with protein MSRETKRREDPAWLRRALLGAGIGWIALLVVMPIAAVFSGALGRGGSAFFAAVFHPDTLSALKLTLLAALCAVPLNTVFGLAAAWLLSRFQFRGRNLLATLVDLPFSVSPVVAGLLLVLVWGQQGWWGPWLSRHGIHVVFAWPAVVLATVFVTFPLVVRELVPVLQEQGSSEEEAAILLGANGWTMFWRVTLPNIKWALLYGVVLSATRAIGEFGAVSVVSGHVRGETNTLPLHVEILYNEYRFQAAFAAATVLVFLSVVAVTIKGILERRAHR; from the coding sequence ATGAGTCGCGAAACCAAACGCCGCGAAGATCCGGCCTGGCTGCGTCGCGCGCTGTTGGGCGCGGGCATCGGATGGATCGCTCTGCTGGTGGTCATGCCGATCGCCGCGGTGTTTTCCGGCGCGTTGGGGCGTGGGGGATCGGCCTTCTTCGCGGCGGTGTTCCACCCGGACACGCTCTCCGCCCTCAAGCTCACCCTGTTGGCCGCCTTGTGCGCGGTGCCTTTGAATACGGTGTTCGGTCTGGCGGCGGCCTGGCTCTTGTCGCGCTTCCAGTTCCGGGGGCGCAACCTGCTGGCCACGCTGGTGGATTTGCCATTTTCCGTCTCCCCGGTGGTGGCGGGACTTCTGTTGGTGCTGGTGTGGGGCCAGCAGGGCTGGTGGGGTCCTTGGCTTTCCCGTCATGGCATCCATGTCGTGTTCGCCTGGCCCGCCGTGGTGCTGGCCACGGTCTTCGTGACCTTCCCGCTGGTGGTGCGCGAACTGGTGCCGGTGTTGCAGGAGCAGGGAAGCTCGGAGGAAGAAGCCGCGATCCTGCTGGGAGCCAATGGCTGGACCATGTTTTGGCGGGTGACCTTGCCCAACATCAAATGGGCACTTCTGTACGGCGTGGTCCTGTCGGCCACCCGCGCGATCGGGGAATTCGGGGCGGTGTCGGTGGTGTCCGGGCATGTGCGCGGCGAGACCAACACCTTGCCCCTGCATGTGGAAATCCTTTACAACGAATACCGGTTCCAAGCCGCTTTCGCGGCGGCCACCGTCTTGGTTTTCCTGTCCGTGGTGGCGGTGACCATCAAAGGCATTCTGGAGCGGAGGGCGCATCGATGA
- a CDS encoding efflux RND transporter periplasmic adaptor subunit, giving the protein MNRIFFIALLGIAFLAGCKEASNGHDHGGASGAANAKRAWHCPMHPQVIRDKPADCPICGMDLVEFVSDGESAKKTENDLDSVYRGAGREVSVSPSVLQKIGVRTDMADNGVVGRTLVADAEGVLDKASEQSVTVRTMGYLESVKPLREGDKVGVGQILAMFYGPELVTAQGDWLASRGAGDSVAVTVARERLVSLGLAPKVLEEIGREARVRRTVPILAPATGWIRSRAAIQGQSVMAGQELFRIVEGSGAILEARIPQGAIQVAVGDPVEISGPGIGKAASKVVSVVPELDRSSRSVVVRLAAVKGERIQLGGQYRATFTGSRETGLVIPADAVLHSGRRDVVFLALGDGKFRPVEVELGASAEGKVVVRAGLEAGDEVVVSAQFLLDGESRLQSALDQLTSGAQP; this is encoded by the coding sequence ATGAACAGGATTTTTTTCATCGCCCTTCTGGGGATCGCCTTCCTGGCCGGATGCAAGGAGGCTTCGAACGGACACGACCACGGGGGAGCATCGGGCGCCGCCAACGCCAAACGGGCCTGGCATTGTCCCATGCATCCGCAGGTGATCCGCGACAAGCCGGCGGATTGCCCCATCTGCGGGATGGACCTGGTGGAATTCGTCTCCGATGGCGAATCCGCCAAGAAGACGGAAAATGACCTCGACTCCGTGTACCGCGGCGCCGGAAGGGAAGTTTCCGTGAGCCCTTCGGTGCTCCAGAAGATCGGCGTGCGCACCGACATGGCCGACAACGGGGTGGTGGGGCGGACGCTGGTGGCCGATGCCGAGGGCGTGCTGGACAAGGCATCCGAGCAGTCCGTGACGGTGCGGACCATGGGGTATCTGGAATCGGTCAAACCCCTGCGCGAAGGGGACAAGGTGGGTGTGGGTCAGATTCTGGCGATGTTCTACGGGCCGGAGCTGGTGACCGCCCAGGGCGATTGGCTGGCCTCGCGGGGTGCGGGCGATTCGGTGGCGGTCACGGTGGCCCGCGAGCGGTTGGTTTCCCTGGGACTGGCTCCCAAGGTCCTGGAGGAGATCGGTCGGGAGGCCCGCGTGCGGCGCACGGTGCCCATCCTGGCCCCGGCAACGGGATGGATCCGCAGCCGCGCGGCCATCCAGGGCCAGTCGGTGATGGCTGGTCAGGAATTGTTCCGCATCGTGGAAGGCTCGGGGGCCATCCTGGAGGCCCGGATCCCCCAGGGCGCCATCCAGGTCGCCGTGGGCGACCCGGTGGAGATCTCGGGTCCCGGAATCGGGAAGGCCGCCTCCAAGGTGGTGTCGGTGGTTCCCGAACTGGACCGTTCGTCGCGCTCGGTGGTGGTGCGGCTCGCGGCCGTCAAGGGGGAGCGGATCCAGTTGGGTGGACAGTATCGCGCCACCTTCACCGGCTCCCGCGAAACCGGACTGGTCATCCCCGCCGACGCCGTGCTGCATTCGGGCCGGAGGGACGTGGTGTTCCTGGCTCTGGGCGATGGCAAATTCCGTCCGGTGGAGGTGGAATTGGGGGCGTCGGCCGAGGGCAAGGTGGTGGTGCGCGCGGGACTGGAAGCCGGCGACGAGGTGGTGGTGTCGGCGCAATTTCTGTTGGATGGCGAAAGCCGCCTCCAGAGCGCGCTGGACCAGCTGACATCGGGAGCACAACCGTGA
- a CDS encoding TIGR02147 family protein: MQDIFEYTNYRKYLSELYAARKAANPAFSYRYIAQKAGFASPSFIGKILSGETNISHQTLLRLVDVFHLAGPEAEYFELMVYYDLAKTELDKKHYFQRMNALRFRQGGLSEDASDPLHSAWYIPPLLTLIELGLFHGNYADLGRMVTPPIQAQEARLGVEILMIGGYVQKDGNETYTARVRPKPPRTPSSHDFVATTDSTDSTDEASVTRLMATLPKETPQDIAGRIHQLRDELLGLLRRAHRSGNRHP, from the coding sequence ATGCAAGACATCTTCGAATACACCAACTACCGCAAGTACTTGAGCGAGCTGTACGCAGCCCGCAAAGCCGCCAACCCTGCCTTTTCCTATCGCTACATCGCGCAGAAGGCCGGCTTCGCCTCGCCCAGCTTCATTGGGAAGATCCTCTCCGGCGAAACCAACATTTCCCACCAGACCTTGCTGCGCCTGGTGGACGTGTTCCACCTGGCCGGACCGGAAGCGGAGTATTTCGAGCTGATGGTCTACTACGACCTGGCCAAAACGGAACTGGACAAGAAGCACTACTTCCAGCGGATGAACGCGTTGCGGTTTCGCCAAGGCGGACTCTCGGAGGACGCCTCGGATCCCCTCCATTCCGCCTGGTACATCCCTCCCCTCCTGACCTTGATCGAGCTGGGGCTGTTCCACGGCAACTACGCCGACCTCGGCCGGATGGTCACTCCACCGATCCAAGCCCAGGAGGCACGCCTTGGCGTGGAAATCCTGATGATCGGTGGCTACGTCCAAAAGGACGGAAACGAGACCTACACCGCGCGCGTGCGACCCAAACCTCCCCGCACGCCCTCCAGCCATGACTTCGTCGCCACCACAGACTCTACAGACTCTACCGACGAAGCGAGCGTCACCCGTTTGATGGCCACCCTTCCCAAAGAAACCCCACAGGACATCGCTGGACGCATCCACCAGCTGCGCGACGAACTTCTGGGCTTGTTGCGCCGCGCTCACCGCTCCGGCAATCGCCACCCCTAG
- a CDS encoding sulfate ABC transporter ATP-binding protein: MSISIKGLNKHFGRYHALRDVDLAIPDGELVALLGPSGGGKTTLLRTIAGLESPDSGQILFEGRDAALQKPQERGVGFVFQHYALFRHMSVFENIAFGLRVKPKHERPSEEEIQSKVGELLKLIQLDWISDRFPDQLSGGQRQRVALARALAPKPRFLLLDEPFGALDTKVRKELRRWLRELHDELGMTSLFVTHDQDEALELADRVVVMMEGRVAQVGTPDEVYDRPATPEVFQFLGNVNLFHGRVADGGFLHHAQATTGTDAALAFVRPHELEVERFASSDNSVAAVLTHAYALGPKVRLELRRKDNGTPMEAELTRDRYRNLGLVAGDPVWVTPTNLRVFRSDEDVVF, from the coding sequence ATGAGCATCTCCATCAAAGGTCTCAACAAGCATTTCGGACGCTACCACGCGCTGCGCGATGTGGACCTGGCCATTCCCGATGGCGAACTGGTGGCGCTGCTGGGCCCTTCCGGCGGCGGCAAAACCACGTTGCTTCGCACCATCGCGGGTCTGGAATCCCCCGATAGCGGACAGATTCTGTTCGAGGGGCGCGATGCCGCCCTGCAGAAGCCGCAGGAACGCGGTGTGGGGTTCGTGTTCCAGCACTATGCCTTGTTTCGGCACATGAGCGTGTTCGAGAACATCGCTTTTGGCTTGCGCGTGAAGCCCAAGCACGAACGTCCCTCCGAGGAAGAGATCCAATCCAAAGTGGGGGAGCTCCTCAAGCTCATCCAACTCGATTGGATCAGCGACCGCTTCCCGGACCAATTGTCCGGCGGCCAGCGTCAACGTGTCGCCCTCGCCCGCGCCTTGGCCCCCAAGCCCCGGTTTCTGCTGTTGGACGAGCCGTTCGGCGCCTTGGACACCAAGGTCCGCAAGGAGCTACGCCGCTGGCTACGCGAATTGCACGACGAACTCGGGATGACGTCGCTTTTTGTCACCCACGACCAGGACGAAGCCTTGGAACTTGCCGATCGCGTGGTGGTGATGATGGAAGGTCGCGTGGCCCAGGTGGGAACACCGGATGAGGTCTACGACCGCCCCGCCACACCCGAAGTCTTCCAATTCCTGGGCAACGTGAACCTGTTCCATGGCCGGGTGGCCGATGGGGGGTTCCTCCACCACGCCCAAGCCACCACGGGAACCGATGCGGCCTTGGCCTTCGTGCGACCCCACGAGTTGGAGGTGGAACGCTTCGCCAGTTCGGACAATTCCGTGGCCGCGGTGCTCACCCACGCCTATGCCCTGGGGCCCAAGGTGAGGTTGGAGCTGCGGCGCAAGGACAATGGAACGCCCATGGAGGCGGAACTGACCCGCGACCGCTATCGCAATCTTGGATTGGTGGCGGGAGATCCCGTGTGGGTCACTCCCACCAACCTGCGCGTGTTCCGCTCCGACGAAGACGTGGTCTTCTGA
- the ltrA gene encoding group II intron reverse transcriptase/maturase — protein sequence MHRDGGYMSTNLEQIAEMSRQDPRMRFTSLAHYLTPQMLRSSYEQLNRKGAPGVDGVTMEEFRQNLDENIEALWLELRSGKYRAMSVRRAWIPKDGGKLRPLGIPSVRDRVVQKALHTILSMVFEPCFLEVSYGYRPGLSAHDALDRLGKLVNRSGTCMIVDADIEAFFDAVNHEWLRKFLEDRVTDRTILRLVGKFLNAGVMDNGVHVATEDGVPQGGPLSPLLANIYLHYVLDLWFDRRVRKACEDECFLVRYADDFVAGFAHRGDAESFLVELSQRLSDFGLKLSEAKTKLVDFGPRSPRNGEGPGPSDKPRTFDFLGFTHYMRRRPKTGKLKCEVKPSGKRRNRFLLKVKEFLTEERDTSLRWQSKRLSVRLRGWYQYFGRRHCLSSLKQVKWHVERIWISVLRRRSDRHHLYWWRVKNTRWFTSLPEPRLS from the coding sequence ATACACAGAGATGGAGGCTACATGTCCACGAACCTTGAGCAGATCGCTGAGATGTCGAGACAAGATCCGCGCATGCGATTCACGTCGCTGGCGCACTACCTGACCCCGCAGATGTTGCGGAGCTCGTACGAGCAATTGAACCGCAAAGGAGCACCCGGCGTCGACGGTGTGACGATGGAGGAGTTTAGACAAAATTTGGACGAGAACATCGAAGCGCTGTGGCTGGAGCTACGGAGCGGGAAGTATCGAGCGATGAGTGTTCGCCGTGCCTGGATACCCAAAGATGGAGGCAAGCTCCGTCCCCTTGGGATTCCGAGCGTTCGCGATCGGGTGGTGCAGAAGGCGTTGCATACGATCCTGTCGATGGTGTTCGAACCGTGCTTCCTGGAAGTATCCTACGGATACCGTCCAGGCTTATCGGCCCACGACGCCTTGGATCGTTTGGGGAAGTTGGTGAATCGAAGCGGCACGTGCATGATCGTGGATGCGGACATTGAAGCTTTCTTCGATGCGGTCAACCACGAATGGCTTCGGAAATTTCTGGAAGATCGGGTGACCGATCGGACGATCCTGCGCCTTGTGGGGAAGTTTCTGAATGCCGGTGTGATGGATAACGGGGTCCATGTGGCGACGGAAGACGGAGTGCCGCAAGGCGGTCCATTGTCTCCGCTGTTGGCCAACATCTATCTGCACTACGTGCTGGATCTATGGTTTGATCGTAGAGTCCGGAAGGCTTGTGAAGACGAGTGCTTTCTGGTGCGCTACGCTGACGATTTCGTGGCCGGGTTCGCCCATCGAGGCGATGCCGAGAGCTTTCTGGTGGAGCTGAGCCAGCGACTCTCGGACTTCGGCCTGAAATTGTCTGAAGCGAAGACGAAGCTTGTGGACTTTGGCCCCAGATCTCCCCGCAACGGGGAAGGTCCAGGGCCGTCGGACAAGCCACGGACATTCGACTTTCTGGGATTCACGCATTACATGCGACGCCGTCCCAAGACGGGGAAGCTGAAGTGCGAGGTGAAGCCCAGCGGGAAACGGCGCAACCGCTTTCTGCTGAAGGTGAAGGAGTTTCTGACGGAGGAGCGAGACACCTCATTGCGGTGGCAGTCGAAGCGGCTGTCGGTACGTCTAAGAGGGTGGTATCAGTATTTCGGCCGTCGGCATTGCCTCTCCAGTCTGAAGCAGGTGAAGTGGCACGTCGAGCGCATTTGGATCAGCGTTCTGCGCCGCCGTAGCGACCGGCACCACCTTTATTGGTGGCGCGTGAAGAATACCCGATGGTTTACGAGTCTACCCGAGCCGCGCTTGAGCTGA
- a CDS encoding winged helix-turn-helix domain-containing protein codes for MLGAQDQRPEKGDGKFLSDERESEVRKLITDSTPDQMKMPFALWNRQAVQELIYSRYGISLVITAVGKYLKKWGFTVQVPTIKKPGQRPPGSQGMA; via the coding sequence ATGCTTGGTGCCCAAGATCAAAGGCCGGAAAAAGGGGATGGCAAATTCCTTTCGGATGAGCGTGAATCTGAGGTTCGTAAGCTAATTACTGATAGCACCCCAGACCAGATGAAAATGCCGTTTGCACTTTGGAACCGTCAAGCCGTTCAAGAATTGATCTACTCTCGATATGGAATTTCTCTAGTCATCACAGCTGTTGGCAAATATCTGAAAAAGTGGGGCTTCACCGTTCAAGTCCCCACCATCAAGAAACCAGGCCAGCGGCCACCCGGAAGTCAAGGCATGGCTTGA
- a CDS encoding sigma-70 family RNA polymerase sigma factor translates to MDGEAIEVKGVGAERSATDRLLAKRLSSGDTKALTEIVKSWQAPLERYLTRLCGGCKGDKDEILQEVFLKVYRHANLYDPALPFSAWIYRICRNEMASRMRLKTGSLEAGEIPDEVAESIWGTVVDLPDAHLSSKEDARMIGEVVNAMPDKFRDVFILRFLEEKDYAEIGDILQENVNTVATRIRRAREWFMEHAKARGLVEPSSESSKGGR, encoded by the coding sequence ATGGACGGAGAGGCGATCGAGGTCAAGGGGGTGGGGGCGGAAAGATCCGCCACCGACCGTCTGTTGGCCAAGCGCCTTTCCTCCGGCGACACCAAAGCGCTGACGGAAATCGTCAAATCGTGGCAGGCCCCGCTGGAGCGGTACCTGACCCGTCTGTGCGGCGGTTGCAAGGGAGACAAGGACGAGATCCTCCAGGAGGTGTTCCTCAAGGTGTACCGCCACGCCAATCTCTACGACCCGGCCCTGCCGTTTTCCGCCTGGATCTACCGCATCTGCCGCAACGAAATGGCCAGCCGCATGCGCCTGAAGACCGGGTCCCTGGAAGCGGGCGAAATTCCGGATGAAGTTGCCGAATCGATCTGGGGGACCGTGGTGGATCTTCCCGACGCGCATCTTTCCAGCAAGGAGGACGCGCGCATGATCGGGGAAGTGGTCAACGCGATGCCGGACAAATTCCGCGACGTGTTCATCCTGCGCTTTCTGGAAGAAAAGGACTACGCCGAGATCGGCGATATCCTCCAGGAAAACGTCAACACCGTCGCGACACGGATCCGACGCGCACGGGAGTGGTTCATGGAGCACGCCAAGGCTCGCGGGCTCGTCGAGCCATCGAGCGAATCGTCCAAGGGAGGGCGCTGA
- a CDS encoding TolC family protein, translating to MTSLGSALVFVGAMACGSLGGAPDSGKGDGVLDRWVDRALASHPGAQAGAYAVEGARVAEQGAGAWMPPSTQLAVLSDGRVDLSVSQMVPGWGKTASEAVVRAERTRMKRLDSAERARGIVLSVREAAWMEWMAWQKVAVLAEQDSAWRKLSQAQLRTQAQAMGGAWESWILRAKESQGRTDLAMAKAQAQAATAMRESWTGTDSQSWHPRDPVAPDWDTAKLAREISSRPDISSMEAEASMMQAMSHAMRTSLRPDFMVGAMAMRMTDGMPGWGVMAGMTLPFAPWSRSMAQGDARGAQAASREAQAKAQEMRRMALSDLQGHARKAQAAWEAFRETDSLVIPGLERAVADVRSRYAQGREMLPMLLSMEDMVRMARMQRIMSRGEYELERVRLQAAAWTDAQPNRGAK from the coding sequence ATGACCAGCCTTGGTTCGGCTCTGGTCTTTGTGGGCGCGATGGCTTGTGGCTCGCTTGGCGGGGCCCCTGACTCCGGGAAGGGGGATGGGGTGTTGGATCGCTGGGTGGACCGTGCCTTGGCATCGCACCCCGGCGCCCAGGCGGGGGCCTACGCGGTGGAGGGAGCGCGAGTCGCCGAGCAAGGTGCCGGCGCTTGGATGCCTCCTTCCACCCAATTGGCCGTGCTTTCCGACGGAAGGGTGGATCTTTCCGTGTCGCAGATGGTGCCGGGGTGGGGGAAAACCGCCTCCGAGGCCGTTGTGCGCGCCGAACGCACCCGCATGAAACGGTTGGACTCGGCCGAGCGGGCCCGGGGGATCGTCCTTTCGGTGCGGGAGGCCGCCTGGATGGAATGGATGGCTTGGCAAAAAGTGGCCGTTCTGGCCGAACAGGACAGCGCTTGGCGGAAATTGTCACAAGCCCAGCTGCGCACGCAGGCGCAGGCCATGGGTGGGGCCTGGGAAAGTTGGATTCTGAGGGCCAAGGAAAGCCAGGGGCGGACCGACCTGGCCATGGCCAAAGCCCAGGCCCAGGCGGCCACCGCCATGCGCGAGAGCTGGACGGGAACCGATTCGCAATCCTGGCACCCGCGCGATCCCGTGGCCCCGGATTGGGACACCGCCAAGCTCGCCCGGGAGATTTCCTCCCGCCCGGACATCTCTTCCATGGAAGCCGAAGCGTCCATGATGCAAGCCATGTCCCACGCGATGCGCACCTCGCTGCGGCCCGATTTCATGGTGGGTGCGATGGCCATGCGCATGACCGATGGGATGCCGGGATGGGGAGTGATGGCGGGCATGACGCTTCCCTTCGCGCCCTGGTCCCGATCCATGGCCCAGGGCGATGCGCGTGGGGCGCAGGCCGCTTCTCGGGAGGCTCAAGCCAAGGCCCAGGAGATGCGTCGGATGGCGCTTTCCGATCTCCAAGGACATGCGCGCAAGGCCCAGGCCGCCTGGGAGGCGTTTCGCGAGACCGACAGCCTGGTGATTCCAGGATTGGAGCGCGCCGTGGCGGACGTGCGGTCGCGCTACGCGCAAGGACGGGAAATGCTTCCCATGCTGCTTTCCATGGAGGACATGGTCCGGATGGCCCGGATGCAGCGGATCATGTCGCGCGGCGAATACGAACTGGAACGGGTCCGTCTGCAGGCCGCGGCCTGGACGGATGCGCAGCCCAACCGAGGTGCAAAATGA
- the cysT gene encoding sulfate ABC transporter permease subunit CysT, translating into MSRKLPGFGLSLGIVLFWLSAIVVVPLSALVGESFALPWEGWTRILLDPRTLSAFRVSLLCSLGAAALNAVMGTVVAWILVRYPFPGKRVVDALVDMPFALPTAVAGITLTSLWSPHGWLGAPLAELGIRVAYTPLGIVLALAFVGLPFSVRTVQPVLEELPAEVEEAAGLLGADRLQTILRVILPALRPAILAGFALSFARGLGEYGSVVFISGNLPGRTEIVPLLVMQKLEEFKAPEAAVLGVGMLVLSFLFLLPANWLQTRLRRGR; encoded by the coding sequence ATGAGCCGGAAGCTGCCTGGATTCGGGCTTTCCCTGGGGATCGTGCTGTTTTGGTTGTCCGCCATCGTGGTGGTTCCGCTTTCCGCCTTGGTGGGTGAATCGTTCGCGCTTCCCTGGGAGGGCTGGACACGCATCCTGCTGGACCCACGAACATTGTCCGCCTTCCGCGTATCCCTATTGTGCTCGTTGGGGGCCGCCGCCTTGAACGCCGTGATGGGCACCGTGGTGGCCTGGATCCTGGTGCGCTATCCGTTTCCAGGAAAGCGGGTGGTGGACGCCCTGGTGGACATGCCGTTCGCGCTGCCCACCGCCGTGGCCGGGATCACGCTCACGTCCTTGTGGTCTCCCCACGGCTGGTTGGGCGCGCCGCTGGCCGAACTGGGCATCCGGGTCGCCTACACGCCGCTGGGAATCGTGCTGGCCCTGGCCTTCGTGGGGTTGCCGTTTTCTGTCCGGACCGTCCAGCCGGTGCTGGAGGAACTCCCGGCCGAAGTGGAAGAAGCCGCGGGGCTGCTCGGAGCGGATCGGTTGCAGACCATCCTTCGCGTGATCCTGCCCGCCTTGCGGCCCGCCATCCTGGCCGGGTTCGCGCTGTCGTTCGCGCGCGGCCTGGGCGAATACGGAAGCGTGGTGTTCATTTCCGGCAACCTCCCCGGCCGGACGGAAATCGTCCCGTTGTTGGTGATGCAAAAGCTGGAGGAATTCAAGGCGCCGGAAGCTGCCGTCCTGGGCGTGGGGATGCTGGTGTTGTCCTTCTTGTTTCTGCTTCCCGCCAACTGGCTGCAAACGCGGTTGCGGAGGGGAAGATGA
- a CDS encoding endo-1,4-beta-xylanase yields the protein MRTNNLKFLLLAGALLSGTVGAAPLANGASKFLGNITTNGAVRSDFGTYWNQITAENECKWGSIEGREGTYNFTGCRNAYNWAKNNGGRFKFHALVWGSQYPSWLESKDQAGTLSAITKWFDAVKKEFPDLEQIDVVNEAIRTGTNQYHSNYPKTKIIQALGGDNNGDYKFVTTAFKMARERWPNAVLIYNDYNTFQWQINEGIDLVKKIKAAGAPVDAYGQQGHDLTDMNVTNFKAALKKIHDGVQMPLVITEYDIGTDNDALQKQRYEEQIPEFWNAEYVYGITLWGYIYGSTWTTNGNSGIIKNGTDRPAMTWLKQYMATNKGKNTTGILGPSGVSQPKLAVAEGPQDFEVFNLKGTRMSSFHANDLSDLRSQMHSSSLDRGLYVVKGKNVSEIVNISK from the coding sequence ATGCGAACGAACAATCTGAAATTTCTTCTGCTCGCCGGAGCCCTCCTCTCCGGAACCGTCGGGGCTGCGCCCTTGGCGAACGGTGCTTCGAAGTTCTTGGGCAATATCACCACCAATGGTGCCGTTCGCTCCGACTTCGGTACCTACTGGAACCAGATCACTGCCGAAAACGAGTGCAAGTGGGGCTCCATCGAAGGCCGTGAAGGGACCTACAACTTCACTGGTTGCCGGAACGCCTACAATTGGGCCAAGAACAACGGCGGCCGTTTCAAGTTCCACGCCTTGGTGTGGGGCTCCCAATATCCGAGCTGGTTGGAATCGAAGGATCAGGCGGGGACGCTCTCGGCCATCACCAAGTGGTTCGACGCGGTCAAGAAGGAATTCCCGGACCTGGAACAGATCGACGTCGTGAACGAGGCCATCCGCACGGGCACCAACCAATATCATTCCAACTACCCCAAGACCAAGATCATCCAGGCTTTGGGCGGCGACAACAACGGCGATTACAAGTTCGTGACCACCGCGTTCAAGATGGCTCGCGAACGCTGGCCAAATGCGGTGCTCATCTACAACGACTACAACACCTTCCAGTGGCAGATCAACGAAGGCATCGACCTCGTCAAGAAGATCAAGGCCGCTGGCGCCCCCGTGGATGCCTACGGACAGCAGGGTCATGATCTGACCGACATGAACGTCACCAACTTCAAGGCTGCCCTCAAGAAGATCCACGACGGCGTCCAGATGCCGTTGGTCATCACGGAATACGACATCGGCACCGACAACGACGCCCTCCAGAAGCAGCGCTACGAGGAGCAGATTCCGGAATTCTGGAATGCAGAGTATGTCTATGGCATCACCCTCTGGGGTTACATCTACGGTTCCACCTGGACCACCAACGGCAACTCCGGCATCATCAAGAATGGAACGGACCGTCCGGCGATGACCTGGCTCAAGCAGTACATGGCAACGAACAAGGGCAAGAACACCACGGGCATTCTCGGACCCTCGGGCGTTTCGCAGCCCAAGCTCGCGGTGGCCGAAGGCCCTCAGGACTTCGAGGTGTTCAACCTCAAGGGCACGCGGATGAGCTCCTTCCACGCCAACGATCTCTCCGACCTGCGCTCGCAGATGCACTCCTCCAGCCTCGACCGCGGACTCTACGTGGTGAAGGGCAAGAACGTCAGCGAGATCGTCAACATCAGCAAGTAA
- a CDS encoding sulfate ABC transporter substrate-binding protein, with product MRVLIQAIAVLLLAAALGSMSGCQKGTTVRILNASFDPTRELYESINEPFAKHWQDSTGLEVKVMQSHGGSGKQARAVIDGLEADVVSLALSYDIDQIAAKGKLLDPAWAQRAPGGSVPFTSTIVFLVREGNPKGIRDWADLARPGIQVVTPNPQTSGGARWNWLAAWGAARLEGLDSAAAALRCQKIWRNVPVQDAGARAATTTFALREMGDVLITWENEAFLASEEMPERKFEVVHPAISVRAEPPVAVVDSVCQRRGTCEVARAWLANLWSVRAQEIAAKNHFRPTDSAVAAKSLGQFPSIRLFTVDSMFGGWKQAQKTHFGDSGLFKRLVMEGGS from the coding sequence ATGAGGGTATTAATCCAAGCCATCGCTGTGCTTCTTCTCGCCGCCGCGCTGGGAAGCATGTCGGGTTGCCAAAAAGGCACCACCGTGCGCATCCTCAACGCCAGTTTTGATCCCACCCGCGAGCTCTACGAGTCCATCAACGAGCCGTTTGCGAAGCACTGGCAGGATTCCACCGGCCTGGAGGTCAAGGTGATGCAAAGCCACGGCGGGTCCGGCAAGCAGGCGCGGGCCGTGATCGATGGCCTGGAAGCGGATGTGGTCTCCCTGGCCCTTTCCTACGACATCGACCAGATCGCCGCCAAGGGCAAGCTCCTGGATCCGGCCTGGGCCCAGCGCGCCCCTGGTGGTTCCGTGCCCTTCACGAGCACGATCGTGTTTTTGGTGCGCGAGGGAAACCCCAAGGGCATCCGTGACTGGGCGGATCTGGCCAGGCCCGGCATCCAGGTGGTCACGCCCAATCCGCAAACCTCGGGCGGGGCCCGTTGGAACTGGCTCGCCGCTTGGGGTGCGGCGCGTCTGGAAGGCTTGGATTCCGCCGCTGCGGCCCTGCGCTGCCAGAAGATCTGGCGCAACGTGCCCGTGCAGGATGCCGGCGCCCGGGCGGCCACCACCACCTTCGCCCTGCGGGAAATGGGCGATGTGTTGATCACCTGGGAAAACGAGGCCTTCCTGGCCTCGGAGGAGATGCCCGAGCGGAAGTTCGAGGTGGTCCATCCTGCAATTTCCGTCCGAGCCGAACCTCCCGTGGCGGTGGTCGATTCCGTTTGCCAAAGGCGCGGCACCTGCGAGGTGGCCAGAGCCTGGCTGGCCAATCTGTGGTCGGTGCGCGCCCAGGAGATCGCCGCGAAAAACCATTTCCGACCGACCGATTCCGCCGTGGCGGCGAAATCCCTGGGACAATTCCCGTCCATCCGATTGTTCACGGTGGATTCCATGTTCGGAGGCTGGAAGCAAGCCCAGAAAACCCATTTCGGGGATTCCGGTCTCTTCAAGCGCTTGGTGATGGAGGGCGGCTCATGA